GTGTGGCGTTTAACCCGGACGGCCGGCGTGTCGTGGGCGCCTTGGCGCCCAACCAGGTGAAATTAATCGAAAACCGGTACCCCTCCGATACGGGCGAGTTGTTATGGGATTTGCGCGATAAACAGCGCGGGGTGGTCACCCTCAACAGCCCCCGCAGCAAGGCCGTGATTGGTTACGGTGGCGGCCAGACGTTTGCCCTGCGCGAGGTTACCATCGCCCCGGGGGCAGGTCTGCAAAACGGATGGTGTGCCATCACGGTGACAGCCGCCGAGCGAAGCCCCGCTCCGCGCCGGTGGCTGGTGACGGCCACCGGGCTGGCGCAGAACACCGGCATGGTGTGGAAAAACGCGGAGAAATCCAGCGTGGGCCGCCAATGGGGCAAAGCGCCGTCCCTGGTGGAGGGCATCCCGGCGCGTCTGATTTTTGCGCAGCCCGCAGCCCGGACCGCAGCCTGGGCGTTGGATGGCCGCGGCCAGCGTGCCAAAGAATTACCCGTGCGCGCTGATGCGCAGGGCCAGGCCGTTATTGAACTCGGGCCGCAATGGCAAACCTTGTGGTACGAAGTCGGGCCTCGTTGAACAAAGTATGACGGCCGCGCGTTTGCCCTTATTTGTGCATTGTCCCCGTTGCGGGGCGGCGGGACTGACTCAACCGGAGCCGGACGCCTATGCCTGCGGCCAGTGTGGCTTCCATTATCACACCAATCCGGCGGTGGGAGTGGGTGGTTTGGTGGTGGATAATCAAGGCCGCCTCCTTTTGCTGCGCCGCGCCAATGACCCCGGCAGGGGAAAATACGGGTTGCCGGGCGGCTTTGTGAATCCGGGCGAAAGCGCGGAAGAAGCCTTGGTCCGGGAAACGCGGGAAGAAACCGGCCTGGAGATTCAAGACCTGCGCTTTGTGTGCACTGCCCCCAACGTTTATCCTTATCGGGGCGTGACCTACCACGTGCTGGACATCTTTTTTGCCGCCCGTGCCGCAGCCCATTCTCAGGCGGCTGCGCGCGCGGAAGTGGACAGCCTGGTATGGTTGCACCCCCACGAGCTGAACTTGGAGGACATCGCTTTTCTCTCGGTGCGCCGGGCCGTATCACTGTTTCGTGACCCCTCAACCTTCCCAAGGCAATGAGACCCATACTTTTTTTATGCTGGCTGATGGCCGTGCCGTGGCTGTGCCACGCGGGCGCGGGAAATCCGGCAATCGCCTCGTCACCTGCGGCGGCGAATGCGCGCCTGGCGCAATACTTGGAGGCGGAAGTGGCCGCGCTGGAACGCCGCACCGCCCAACTTTTGCAGGATATTCAACCTTGGGAGCAGGTCAGAAACCGATGGCGTGAACAGGCCGCTGAGATGCTGGGACTGCATCCCCTGCCGCCGCGCACCGAATTACAGCCGGTCATCACCGGCACGGCCGAACACCAGGATGTCGTGGTGGAAAAGCTGCACTTTCAATCCCTGCCCCGGCTTTATGTGACGGCCAATTTGTATCGCCCGCGCCACGTTACCGGCCGGTTGCCTGCCGTGTTATACGTCTGCGGACATGGCCCGGTGATAACCAATCAAATCAGTTACGGCAACAAGGTGAGTTACCAGCATCACGGGGTCTGGTTTGCCCAACATGGTTACCTTTGCCTGATTTTGGATACCGTCCAATGGGGAGAAATCTTGGGCGTCCATCATGGCACTTACCGTCAGGACATGTGGTGGTGGAATGCCCGGGGTTACACGCCAGCAGGTGTAGAAACCTGGAACGGGATGCGGGCGCTGGACTATTTGCTCACGCGCCCGGAAGTGGATGCCAGCCGACTGGCCGTTACCGGCCGCTCCGGCGGGGGCGCGTACAGTTGGTTCATCGCTGCGCTGGATGACCGGGTAAAGGCCATCGCGCCGGTGGCCGGAATTACGGACCTGCGCAATCATGTCCTCACGGGATGCGTCGAGGGACACTG
This is a stretch of genomic DNA from Fontisphaera persica. It encodes these proteins:
- a CDS encoding NUDIX hydrolase, with the protein product MTAARLPLFVHCPRCGAAGLTQPEPDAYACGQCGFHYHTNPAVGVGGLVVDNQGRLLLLRRANDPGRGKYGLPGGFVNPGESAEEALVRETREETGLEIQDLRFVCTAPNVYPYRGVTYHVLDIFFAARAAAHSQAAARAEVDSLVWLHPHELNLEDIAFLSVRRAVSLFRDPSTFPRQ